A single window of Labeo rohita strain BAU-BD-2019 chromosome 4, IGBB_LRoh.1.0, whole genome shotgun sequence DNA harbors:
- the LOC127164517 gene encoding uncharacterized protein LOC127164517 — MSFEILSVRCSSGVDESHVFISSGKNVRLPCKIVLSHCKSTHWIYNRLRYSATVKLISGGEKEKNTERHERLSVGSDCSLSIKNVTKEDYGSYTCQKYVNGKKEGTDACVHLHVLHVSSSSSSQTEISPASSVTLSCQLYSFEGVSCDDWIRSEGIQLFWVNQAGVKLTISDSRYQESAPGHCISTLNTTLLKEDDNRELRCEVTHRDQVMTSATYTNRSSARADLKAAMISAHPTNSQDPPTTNTHKTTDPAAETEVSWTTGSWIIRVILIILETAVFAAPTVILLQIICARRTGRKDLRHRDDISIQY; from the exons ATGAGTTTTGAAATACTCTCTGTTAGAT GTTCCAGTGGAGTGGATGAGAGTCATGTGTTCATCAGTTCTGGTAAAAATGTCCGTCTGCCCTGTAAAATTGTTCTATCTCACTGCAAATCAACACACTGGATCTATAACAGATTGAGATATTCAGCAACAGTTAAACTGATTTCTGGAGGGGAAAAGgagaaaaacacagagagaCATGAAAGACTGAGCGTGGGCTCTGACTGCTCTCTGAGCATCAAGAACGTCACAAAAGAAGATTATGGATCGTACACCTGCCAAAAATATgtgaatggaaaaaaagaaggaaCTGATGCTTGTGTTCATCTGCATGTTCTTCATG tttcttcatcatcatcctcacagACTGAGATTAGTCCAGCCAGCTCTGTGACTCTCTCCTGTCAGTTGTATTCATTTGAAGGAGTTTCTTGTGATGACTGGATCCGTTCTGAGGGAATCCAGCTGTTCTGGGTGAATCAGGCTGGTGTTAAACTGACAATATCAGACTCTAGATATCAGGAATCAGCTCCAGGACACTGTATCAGCACTCTGAATACAACACTTCTGAAAGAAGATGACAACAGAGAGTTGAGATGTGAAGTTACTCACAGAGATCAAGTCATGACCTCAGCCACATATACTAACAGGAGTTCAG CTCGAGCTGATCTAAAGGCAGCAATGATTTCAGCCCACCCCACAAACTCTCAGGATCCCCcaactacaaacacacacaaaactacag ATCCAGCAGCAGAAACTGAAGTCAGCTGGACAACTGGATCATGGATCATCAGAG TGATTTTGATTATTCTTGAGACTGCAGTGTTTGCTGCTCCTACTGTGATTCTTCTTCAGATCATCTGTGCAAGAAGAACTG GGAGGAAGGACTTGCGGCACAGAGACGACATATCAATACAATATTAA